The following are encoded together in the Bubalus bubalis isolate 160015118507 breed Murrah chromosome 14, NDDB_SH_1, whole genome shotgun sequence genome:
- the C14H20orf173 gene encoding uncharacterized protein C20orf173 homolog, producing the protein MDREVGDEGLAGGGVVWRSGEPQRPTGQRVGGLSMTSGPHPSQSQVEEPVGRLPLEPSPGPHMRRWWQIFVLCVFWMLLLWLVTPCLDLKTDSAPQEKWMDVAPRRCSCPWFKFRQCGCPSGSLNHSVCHHTAGEHRFDAGYEKMRGSLMGGAESTRPSAVLWWSDLNAASELGRGWKKLLEVIPQLSMSYFDFFCGTCALMGNSKILRAASISNNVNQLSMVSRMNQIPVQGIEMLGNQTTRCSVSHRNARGQRSWRQVLLLLLQLFDLAWTSDALSEEMVVWEPRHS; encoded by the exons ATGGACAGAGAAGTGGGAGATGAGGGCTTGGCAGGAGGAGGTGTGGTGTGGAGGTCTGGGGAGCCACAGAGGCCCACAGGACAGAGAGTTGGGGGGCTGTCTATGACCTCAGGTCCTCACCCCTCCCAGTCCCAGGTAGAGGAACCAGTTGGCCGCCTGCCACTGGAGCCATCGCCTGGGCCACACATGAGGCGCTGGTGGCAGATTTTTGTCCTGTGCGTCTTCTGGATGCTCCTCTTGTGGCTGGTGACTCCCTGCCTGGATCTGAAGACTGACTCGGCACCCCAGGAAAAATGGATGGACGTGGCACCACGGCGTTGCAGCTGCCCTTGGTTCAAATTCAGGCAATGTGGCTGCCCGTCCGGGAGTCTCAACCACTCTGTCTGCCACCACACAGCTGGAGAGCACCGGTTTGATGCAGGCTATGAGAAGATGAGGGGGTCCCTGATGGGAGGAGCAGAGTCCACGCGCCCTAGTGCTGTGCTCTGGTGGTCG GACCTGAATGCAGCAAGCGAGCTGGGCAGAGGGTGGAAGAAGCTGCTTGAAGTGATTCCCCAACTCTCAATGAGCTATTTTGACTTCTTCTGTGGGACTTGTGCCCTGATGGGGAATTCGAAGATCCTGCGGGCTGCCAGTATAAGCAACAACGTCAACCAACTCAGCATGGTCTCCAG GATGAACCAGATCCCTGTTCAGGGCATTGAGATGCTGGGGAACCAAACCACGAGATGCTCCGTCTCCCACAGGAATGCCAGGGGCCAGCGTTCTTGGAGGCAGGTGCTGTTGCTGCTCCTGCAGCTCTTTGATCTCGCATGGACTTCAGATGCTCTGAGTGAGGAGATGGTGGTCTGGGAACCCAGACATTCATAG